The Niastella koreensis GR20-10 genome includes a window with the following:
- a CDS encoding sensor histidine kinase gives MKRVLLHSAFWLIYLLQDTVLEFVWVGPALKNIPENVQFWMAFKAAIAAWIPKLVFTYFILYVTIPEFVKGSRKLFWTVLQATGAIVVTIIGYRLVFVYCINPVIYGGMLTARPVFHLLSILLAVMDIGFVCGVAFTLKLLRIQLTVREREKNLVREKLEAELKFLRHQTNPHFLFNTLNNIYALARKRSEHTAEVVMRLSKLLRFMLYESKSDLITVADELKILDDYIELEKMRYDRLTIHFQRDIDDSSRKIAPLLLLPFVENAFKHGASESRFDSFIRIRVQLQKGLLTFKIENTKENHTYEEIRDNIGLRNVRRQLELMYREYDLQLQNDPQVFSVKLYINLTSYAQV, from the coding sequence ATGAAACGAGTGCTACTGCATAGCGCCTTCTGGCTCATCTACCTGCTGCAGGATACTGTGCTGGAATTTGTTTGGGTAGGCCCCGCTTTAAAGAACATCCCGGAAAATGTACAGTTCTGGATGGCGTTTAAAGCTGCTATTGCCGCCTGGATTCCCAAACTGGTATTTACCTATTTTATATTATATGTTACTATTCCCGAATTTGTAAAGGGGTCCAGGAAGCTGTTCTGGACTGTCTTACAGGCAACAGGCGCCATTGTAGTAACTATCATCGGGTACCGGCTGGTTTTCGTGTATTGCATTAACCCGGTCATTTATGGGGGAATGTTAACGGCAAGACCTGTGTTTCACCTGCTTAGTATTTTGCTGGCGGTGATGGATATTGGCTTTGTATGCGGGGTTGCTTTTACTTTAAAATTATTGCGTATTCAATTAACTGTCCGCGAGCGGGAGAAAAACCTCGTCAGGGAAAAGCTGGAGGCGGAATTGAAATTCCTGCGCCATCAAACCAACCCGCATTTCTTGTTTAATACATTGAATAATATTTATGCATTGGCCCGTAAGCGGTCTGAACATACAGCAGAAGTGGTAATGCGGTTATCGAAGCTGTTGCGTTTTATGCTGTACGAATCAAAAAGCGATCTTATTACGGTGGCAGACGAGCTTAAAATACTGGATGATTATATTGAGCTGGAGAAAATGCGGTACGACCGGTTGACCATTCACTTTCAGCGCGACATTGATGATAGCTCACGAAAGATAGCCCCGTTGTTGTTATTACCATTTGTAGAAAATGCGTTCAAACACGGGGCCAGTGAAAGCAGGTTCGATTCATTTATCCGCATCCGGGTGCAATTGCAAAAGGGGCTGCTTACTTTTAAAATAGAGAACACCAAAGAGAATCATACTTATGAGGAGATCAGGGATAATATCGGGTTACGCAACGTGCGAAGGCAATTGGAACTGATGTACCGGGAATATGATCTGCAATTACAAAACGACCCGCAGGTTTTCTCGGTAAAGTTGTATATAAATTTAACCAGCTATGCACAGGTATAA
- a CDS encoding tetratricopeptide repeat protein produces MKKGVSLFLCAITSLVAVSQNIQDAKKFIYYERYKTAEDQLQQVVKTDPANGEGWYLLSKAYLSSNDPAPLQNLLSQAPASLKEEPYFQVAYGSYLLNKGNKDSAKYYFDRALDKTREKNADILSAIANAHIVAKTGDANYAVELLNKAVNREKKDPALFTMLGDAQRKQGNGSDAYKSYVMALDKDGKHAAALYRMGKIFVSQKNPEMYLKYFNQALEADSNFAPAVYELYYHYYFTEPQKAMEYFKQYVAKSDPNKTNDVLYTDLLYLNKQYQDAITNAQRLLGSNNNADSMPRLYKLMAYSYLGLKDSANAMTSMSRYFSKEVDTNMVAKDYEVMAGLYSGVPGKEDSAIAYYLKTADMAKDQAEKFHFYKKLSELYKDQKDYLNQGKWLGMYYTNNPKATNIDLFNWGIANFKAEAYDQADTVFGAYIQKYPDQAFGYYWRARVNSLSDSTMEKGSAIPWYNKLISMIETDTNNKTNKKWLVEAYGYLAAYQTNQVKDYKSATENLKKILTVDPENKDAKQYISVLEKKIAADNSNSTTGTSK; encoded by the coding sequence ATGAAAAAAGGAGTTTCTTTGTTTCTATGCGCTATAACCTCATTGGTTGCCGTATCGCAAAATATTCAGGATGCAAAAAAGTTCATTTATTATGAACGGTATAAAACCGCTGAAGACCAGCTGCAACAGGTTGTAAAAACCGACCCGGCGAATGGGGAAGGCTGGTACCTGTTGTCAAAAGCTTATTTAAGTTCAAACGATCCTGCGCCTTTACAAAACCTGCTTTCCCAGGCGCCGGCCTCTCTTAAGGAAGAGCCTTATTTCCAGGTTGCTTATGGCAGTTACCTGCTGAATAAAGGGAATAAAGACAGCGCAAAATATTATTTTGACCGGGCGTTGGATAAGACCCGGGAAAAGAATGCCGATATTTTATCTGCCATTGCCAATGCTCATATCGTTGCCAAAACCGGCGACGCCAATTATGCCGTGGAGCTTCTAAACAAAGCCGTAAACCGTGAAAAGAAAGATCCGGCCCTTTTTACCATGTTAGGCGATGCACAACGCAAACAGGGCAATGGCTCAGATGCCTATAAATCTTATGTCATGGCATTGGATAAAGATGGCAAACATGCGGCAGCCCTGTACCGCATGGGTAAGATCTTTGTTTCCCAGAAGAATCCCGAAATGTATTTAAAGTATTTTAACCAGGCGCTGGAAGCAGATAGCAATTTTGCACCTGCCGTGTACGAACTGTATTATCACTATTATTTCACCGAGCCTCAAAAGGCCATGGAATATTTTAAACAGTACGTTGCCAAAAGCGATCCCAATAAAACCAACGACGTGCTGTACACCGATCTGTTGTACCTGAATAAACAATACCAGGACGCCATTACCAATGCCCAACGGCTGTTGGGCAGTAACAACAATGCCGATTCAATGCCCCGCCTGTATAAGCTAATGGCCTACAGTTACCTGGGTTTGAAAGATTCTGCCAATGCCATGACGAGTATGAGCCGGTATTTTTCAAAAGAAGTGGATACCAATATGGTGGCAAAGGATTACGAAGTAATGGCCGGTCTGTATTCCGGCGTACCTGGAAAAGAAGATTCAGCCATTGCCTATTATCTGAAAACTGCAGACATGGCAAAAGACCAGGCTGAGAAATTCCATTTTTATAAAAAACTGTCTGAATTGTATAAAGACCAGAAAGACTATTTGAACCAGGGTAAATGGTTGGGCATGTATTATACCAACAACCCCAAGGCAACCAATATCGATCTGTTCAACTGGGGTATTGCCAATTTCAAAGCAGAAGCATATGACCAGGCGGATACCGTGTTTGGCGCCTACATTCAAAAATACCCCGACCAGGCTTTTGGTTATTACTGGCGTGCCCGGGTAAATTCATTGAGTGATTCAACCATGGAAAAGGGATCAGCTATTCCCTGGTATAACAAATTGATCTCTATGATTGAAACCGACACAAACAATAAAACAAATAAGAAGTGGCTGGTAGAAGCTTATGGTTACCTGGCTGCTTACCAAACCAACCAGGTAAAAGATTATAAGTCAGCAACAGAGAATTTGAAAAAGATCCTGACCGTAGATCCGGAGAATAAGGATGCAAAACAATACATCTCGGTTCTTGAGAAAAAGATCGCAGCTGATAACAGTAACAGCACTACAGGAACCAGCAAATAG
- a CDS encoding amidohydrolase/deacetylase family metallohydrolase gives MVKPSSILFFLLTIAWHLSTAQNYAIVIKGGHVIDPKNNIDEVMDIAVNDGKIVKVAKTIDESKATQVVNAKGLYVTPGLIDAHVHVFYGTDPERAYSNGPNAVIPDAFTFRNGVTTVVDAGSSGWRNFSVFKKQVIDLSQTRVLAFINIVGEGMRGGVYEQDTKDMDGKLTGMTARRYHDYIVGIKVAHYVGSEWTPVDEAVKAGTMANTPVMIDFGGSNPPLSIEELFMKHLRPGDIFTHCFGQLRDREPIVDVTSQKVKPFVLEARKKGIVFDVGYGSISFAFSQAIPAIKSGFNPNSISTDIHSNSMNAAMKDMLNVMSKLMSIGMNLQTVIQAATWNPAQEIKHEELGHLSEGAIADIAILGIRTGKFGYFDYTGFKVEGTQKLECEMTIRGGKIVYDLDGIATPVTTIKWGVAEH, from the coding sequence ATGGTCAAACCGAGTAGTATCTTATTTTTTCTTTTAACGATTGCATGGCATTTATCTACTGCGCAGAATTATGCTATAGTTATAAAAGGCGGACATGTTATAGATCCCAAAAACAATATTGACGAGGTAATGGATATTGCCGTGAACGATGGCAAAATTGTGAAGGTGGCAAAAACTATTGATGAGTCGAAGGCCACGCAGGTGGTTAATGCCAAAGGGCTTTATGTGACTCCCGGGCTCATCGATGCGCATGTGCACGTTTTTTACGGAACCGATCCGGAGCGCGCATATAGCAATGGCCCTAACGCCGTAATCCCCGATGCTTTTACTTTCAGAAATGGTGTTACCACTGTAGTAGACGCCGGCAGCTCTGGCTGGCGAAACTTTTCAGTTTTTAAAAAACAGGTGATCGATCTGTCACAAACCCGGGTGCTTGCCTTTATAAATATTGTGGGCGAAGGCATGCGGGGTGGCGTATACGAACAGGATACCAAAGACATGGATGGTAAACTCACCGGCATGACGGCCCGGCGTTATCACGATTATATTGTAGGTATTAAAGTAGCCCATTATGTAGGCAGTGAATGGACACCGGTTGATGAAGCCGTTAAAGCAGGCACTATGGCCAATACGCCGGTAATGATCGATTTTGGTGGCAGCAATCCCCCATTGTCTATTGAAGAGCTGTTCATGAAACATTTGCGGCCCGGTGATATTTTCACCCATTGCTTTGGCCAGCTGCGCGACCGTGAACCTATTGTTGATGTGACCAGCCAGAAAGTAAAACCCTTTGTATTGGAAGCAAGAAAGAAAGGGATTGTATTTGATGTGGGCTATGGCTCCATCAGTTTTGCATTTTCACAGGCAATACCTGCTATTAAAAGCGGTTTCAATCCCAATTCAATCAGCACCGATATCCACAGCAACAGCATGAATGCAGCCATGAAAGATATGTTGAACGTGATGTCGAAATTGATGAGCATAGGCATGAACCTGCAAACTGTGATCCAGGCCGCAACCTGGAACCCGGCACAGGAAATAAAACATGAAGAACTGGGGCATTTATCCGAAGGTGCCATTGCTGATATTGCCATCCTGGGCATTCGCACGGGTAAATTCGGATACTTCGATTATACCGGGTTTAAAGTGGAAGGCACGCAAAAGCTGGAATGTGAAATGACCATCAGGGGCGGAAAGATTGTTTATGACCTCGATGGAATTGCCACCCCTGTTACAACCATTAAATGGGGTGTTGCTGAACATTAA
- a CDS encoding universal stress protein, whose product MTNILVPTDYSEASFNALETAIVIAKRNNASLILLHIDDAGYLPEETYTIKNASQIGHAIADNIRQRHGIPTTVLFKEGFIGHTIVRLAFDIKPDLIVMGAYGASGHRDFFIGSNSYFTIKNASCPVLIVPEGKRWHTFNTVLFPLRPALGALKKYQFISNLVLKIHPHSNFELFGISIDRKEQDLKQVTEIGDELKKFWNQSRYDVSQNHGRNIGEEVLDKADKSKADLLIVSSTVDVATKQSFIGPLSQRIINHARIPVLCVFRTPEN is encoded by the coding sequence ATGACAAATATTCTTGTTCCTACAGACTATAGCGAGGCATCGTTCAATGCACTGGAAACCGCCATTGTGATTGCAAAGAGAAATAATGCGTCTTTGATTTTATTACATATCGATGATGCAGGATATCTTCCGGAGGAAACGTATACCATTAAAAACGCCAGCCAGATTGGCCATGCCATTGCCGATAACATAAGGCAAAGACATGGAATTCCCACAACTGTCTTATTTAAAGAAGGTTTTATTGGGCACACCATTGTAAGACTGGCATTTGATATAAAACCCGATCTTATTGTGATGGGCGCCTATGGCGCATCGGGTCACCGGGACTTTTTTATTGGCTCCAACTCTTATTTCACTATTAAGAATGCCAGCTGCCCGGTACTTATAGTACCGGAAGGTAAACGCTGGCACACCTTCAACACCGTGCTCTTCCCCTTACGGCCAGCGCTGGGCGCTTTAAAAAAATACCAGTTCATCAGTAACCTGGTTTTAAAAATTCACCCCCACAGCAACTTTGAATTATTTGGTATTTCCATCGATAGAAAAGAACAGGATCTGAAACAGGTTACAGAAATTGGCGACGAATTGAAAAAGTTCTGGAACCAGTCCCGGTATGACGTAAGCCAAAATCATGGAAGAAATATTGGGGAAGAAGTGCTGGACAAAGCCGATAAATCCAAAGCTGACCTGCTTATTGTTTCCTCTACTGTTGATGTAGCCACCAAGCAATCCTTTATCGGACCTCTTTCCCAGCGCATTATTAACCATGCGCGCATTCCGGTACTCTGCGTTTTCAGAACGCCGGAGAATTAA
- a CDS encoding selenocysteine synthase, whose protein sequence is MQRRELIKLFALVPYAGSVTLIPWATATAAPTHSEKGNLFKELGVRTFINAAGTYTAMTGSLMHDYVIEAIQGAATEFCMLDELQDKVGEKIAALVHSEAAVVTSGAFSGMTLGLAGILTGMDQHKVEQLPHLDGTGMKSEVIIQKAHEIVYNHALKNTGCKIIYVETAAEVEQAINERTALLHFLNIEADKGKIKHEEWVAIGKKHNIPTSIDIAADVPPVSNLWKFNDMGFSFVVISGGKAMRGPQSAGLLMGKKEIIAAARLHMPPRGFNIGRGFKVNKEEVLGMYVALDKYIKEDHDKEWKAWEAATAVIDSAAKSVSGVTTSITVPSLGNVTPTLQIAWDAGKVKLSGKDLQEKLRSGAPSIEIGGVKDNSITVTVWMLKPGQEKIVAARIKEELVKAVG, encoded by the coding sequence ATGCAACGGAGAGAATTGATTAAATTATTTGCACTGGTTCCTTATGCTGGCAGCGTTACCCTTATTCCCTGGGCCACTGCCACCGCCGCACCCACACACTCGGAAAAAGGAAATTTATTTAAAGAACTGGGTGTTCGCACCTTTATAAATGCGGCCGGTACCTACACGGCCATGACCGGTTCTTTAATGCACGATTATGTGATCGAAGCTATTCAGGGCGCTGCTACCGAATTTTGCATGCTCGATGAACTGCAGGATAAAGTAGGGGAGAAGATCGCTGCCCTGGTGCACTCCGAAGCAGCCGTTGTTACTTCAGGCGCCTTCTCGGGCATGACGCTGGGATTGGCCGGTATTTTAACCGGCATGGACCAACATAAAGTAGAGCAATTGCCGCACCTGGATGGCACAGGCATGAAGTCGGAAGTGATTATTCAAAAAGCACATGAAATCGTATACAACCACGCCTTAAAGAATACAGGCTGTAAAATAATTTATGTGGAAACTGCTGCAGAGGTAGAGCAGGCCATTAACGAGCGAACAGCTTTGTTACACTTTTTAAATATAGAAGCCGACAAGGGAAAAATAAAACACGAAGAATGGGTTGCCATCGGCAAAAAGCATAATATTCCAACCTCTATTGATATTGCGGCTGATGTGCCACCGGTATCAAACCTGTGGAAGTTCAATGATATGGGGTTCAGTTTTGTGGTGATCTCCGGTGGCAAAGCCATGCGTGGTCCGCAAAGCGCCGGGTTACTGATGGGTAAGAAAGAGATCATTGCTGCGGCCCGTTTGCACATGCCGCCACGCGGCTTTAATATCGGCCGGGGATTTAAAGTAAATAAAGAAGAAGTGCTGGGCATGTATGTAGCCCTTGATAAATACATTAAAGAAGATCATGATAAAGAATGGAAAGCGTGGGAAGCGGCCACTGCGGTAATTGACAGTGCTGCCAAATCTGTTAGCGGCGTAACTACCAGCATCACCGTACCGTCACTTGGTAATGTAACGCCCACTTTACAGATAGCCTGGGATGCAGGCAAAGTGAAGTTGTCGGGGAAAGACCTGCAGGAGAAATTACGCAGTGGCGCTCCTTCTATCGAAATCGGTGGCGTAAAAGACAATAGCATCACAGTTACCGTTTGGATGTTGAAACCCGGCCAGGAAAAAATTGTGGCCGCCAGGATCAAAGAAGAATTGGTGAAGGCAGTTGGTTAA
- a CDS encoding RidA family protein: MITERRNALKKLFASVAGTIGLGLFAKAETSSGRSNEKEVFNVVKDDQDVPLFSGSTKFNNMIFIAGKGAHFAGDIKAHTDHVLKELEKELQAAGSSMEKVLKVNVYLNDIKDYKDMNEVYKGRFGSKPPVRTTVAVAMGGVPGDSLVEIDCIAYV, from the coding sequence ATGATTACTGAACGCAGAAATGCATTGAAAAAACTGTTTGCCTCCGTAGCCGGGACAATAGGCCTGGGATTGTTCGCAAAGGCTGAAACCTCATCCGGCAGATCCAATGAAAAAGAAGTGTTTAATGTAGTAAAAGATGATCAGGATGTACCGCTTTTCTCAGGGTCTACTAAATTCAATAATATGATCTTCATCGCAGGCAAGGGCGCGCATTTTGCCGGCGACATCAAGGCACATACCGATCATGTGTTGAAAGAACTGGAAAAAGAATTACAGGCTGCCGGTTCTTCCATGGAAAAAGTGTTGAAAGTGAATGTATATCTGAATGATATCAAAGATTACAAAGATATGAACGAAGTATATAAAGGCCGTTTTGGAAGCAAGCCTCCGGTTCGCACTACTGTGGCCGTTGCCATGGGTGGTGTGCCGGGTGATTCGTTAGTTGAAATTGATTGTATTGCCTATGTATAA
- a CDS encoding LytR/AlgR family response regulator transcription factor, with protein MHRYNCIIVEDEPLAAEVIKDYIEQVPFLQLKGICTDALYAMDLLQKEYIDLVFLDIHLPKLKGLDFIKALKKPPQIIITSAYQEYALQGYELNVVDYLLKPIEFNRFLMAVNKLKERGNGDALPVLPAAATERAALFFNVSKKRVKIYIDEILFIESLKEYIRITTKEKSILTKFQLGQIEEMLAKNGFLRVHRSFLVAKSKIDAFSATDVEINGEQIPIGRSYKDVVMSILES; from the coding sequence ATGCACAGGTATAATTGTATCATTGTTGAGGACGAGCCCCTGGCGGCGGAAGTGATCAAAGATTATATTGAGCAGGTGCCTTTTCTGCAATTAAAAGGCATTTGCACCGATGCGTTGTATGCTATGGACCTCTTACAAAAAGAATACATTGACCTGGTGTTCCTGGATATTCACCTGCCTAAATTAAAAGGGTTGGATTTTATAAAAGCCCTCAAAAAGCCACCACAGATTATTATCACCTCTGCCTACCAGGAGTACGCGCTGCAGGGCTACGAGTTGAATGTGGTGGATTACCTGCTAAAACCGATCGAATTCAACCGGTTTTTAATGGCCGTTAATAAATTGAAAGAACGGGGTAATGGAGATGCGTTACCTGTTTTACCAGCAGCTGCAACGGAAAGAGCGGCCCTGTTTTTTAACGTAAGCAAAAAGCGGGTGAAAATATATATCGATGAGATCCTTTTTATTGAAAGTTTGAAAGAATACATTCGCATTACTACAAAAGAGAAATCCATTCTCACCAAATTTCAGCTGGGGCAAATTGAAGAAATGCTGGCAAAGAACGGCTTTCTGCGGGTGCATCGCTCCTTCCTGGTAGCTAAAAGCAAGATCGATGCATTTTCGGCTACCGATGTGGAAATTAACGGAGAACAAATTCCTATAGGAAGAAGCTACAAAGATGTTGTGATGTCGATATTGGAAAGTTGA
- a CDS encoding HAMP domain-containing sensor histidine kinase, translating to MPVRLRITLLFCLIVFVILATVCATVYYYSSTVRSNNIKTRLTNRAITLARLLKQSQVFDRALIHKIDSSTSNNLKDQTFQAYDYRNDKIYSYSDAPSDTLTVDTAILDDARVKGTIFFKIGNKEAVAYHYTNATTRIVVITAAYDKDGQANIRTLSNILRFSFFAGIIIAFVGGYFFSGRLLQPIKQIADDINEISARNFARRINTNTTVNDEWHYLSETLNQLLNRLQDSFETQRRFVSNASHELSTPLTAISSQLEVSLQKNREAQQYRVVMESVYQDVRHLSKLTQTLLEFAQASGDPGGLNIMPVRMDEILMGLPAAMKKSNPDYLVILSFDDMPAEEQKLIVFGNAELLSTAIRNIVSNACKYSEDHKASIKLQAEDETITIAISDKGMGIPEPELKYIFQPFYRVNTTAQQSGFGLGLSLAYRIIKLHKGNITVSSTPGQGTEFEVTIPTAKF from the coding sequence ATGCCTGTCAGACTGCGCATAACATTATTATTCTGTCTTATTGTTTTTGTGATCCTGGCAACGGTATGTGCAACCGTTTATTATTATTCATCTACCGTACGCTCCAATAACATTAAAACGCGATTGACCAACCGCGCCATCACCCTTGCCCGGCTATTGAAACAGTCGCAGGTGTTTGACAGGGCCCTTATTCATAAAATTGATTCTTCCACGTCCAACAACCTTAAAGACCAAACCTTTCAGGCATACGATTACCGCAACGATAAAATCTACAGCTATAGCGATGCCCCTTCCGATACCCTGACAGTTGATACGGCCATCCTTGACGATGCCCGCGTTAAAGGCACCATCTTTTTCAAGATCGGGAATAAGGAAGCAGTGGCTTATCATTATACCAATGCCACCACCCGCATTGTGGTGATCACCGCGGCCTATGATAAGGATGGGCAGGCCAATATCAGGACTTTATCCAACATCCTGCGGTTCAGCTTTTTTGCTGGCATCATCATCGCATTTGTTGGCGGGTATTTCTTTTCCGGCCGTTTATTGCAACCCATCAAACAAATAGCCGATGATATCAATGAAATTTCCGCCCGGAACTTTGCACGCCGTATCAACACCAATACCACGGTAAATGATGAATGGCATTACCTGTCGGAAACCCTTAACCAGTTATTGAACCGGTTACAGGATAGTTTTGAGACCCAGCGCCGTTTTGTTTCCAATGCCTCGCATGAGCTTTCTACCCCATTAACGGCTATCAGCAGCCAGCTGGAAGTGTCTTTGCAAAAGAACCGGGAAGCGCAGCAATACCGGGTTGTAATGGAATCGGTTTACCAGGACGTACGTCATTTGAGCAAACTAACGCAGACCCTGCTGGAATTTGCACAGGCCTCGGGCGACCCGGGTGGACTGAACATCATGCCTGTACGCATGGATGAAATATTAATGGGGTTGCCGGCAGCAATGAAGAAAAGCAATCCTGACTATCTGGTTATCCTGTCTTTTGATGATATGCCTGCCGAAGAACAGAAATTAATCGTCTTTGGCAATGCGGAGTTATTATCTACGGCCATCAGGAATATAGTTTCTAACGCCTGCAAATATTCTGAAGATCACAAAGCCTCCATAAAACTGCAGGCAGAAGATGAAACAATTACCATCGCTATCAGTGATAAAGGGATGGGCATTCCTGAACCAGAACTAAAATATATCTTTCAGCCATTTTACCGGGTAAACACCACTGCACAGCAAAGCGGGTTTGGACTGGGTTTGTCATTGGCTTATCGCATTATAAAGCTGCATAAAGGCAATATCACGGTTTCTTCCACACCAGGCCAGGGCACAGAATTTGAAGTAACTATACCCACTGCGAAATTCTAA
- a CDS encoding Gfo/Idh/MocA family protein → MKKSSISRRSFLEQLSIGTASILMTGPLDLYASNNRPDRVLGVALVGLGRYSTRELGPALKQTKWCKLAGVVTGSKEKGEQWAKDYGFPVKNIYSYDTMAQMADNKDIDIVYVVTPNGLHAEHVIAATKAGKHIICEKPMANTVAECDQMIAACKAAKVKLSVGYRLHFDPYHQELMRLAKEKDFGPFTNMTGDRGFIMQNKVWRADKKLAGGGPLMDLGIYLVHGACMAANGAAPIAVTAKEFVKTKPELFTDVEEGISWTMEFSGNAICTAQTSYQHSADKFRAEAPNGWIEFKEHAFTYRGMVVETSRGPLSFTPPNQQALQMDDFANCILTNRPSGVSGELGRRDMVIIEAIYKAAATQKRMEVKI, encoded by the coding sequence ATGAAAAAATCCTCCATTAGCCGCCGCTCCTTTTTGGAACAATTATCAATTGGCACTGCCTCCATTCTGATGACTGGTCCGCTGGACTTGTATGCCAGTAATAACCGCCCCGATCGCGTGTTGGGTGTTGCCCTGGTTGGATTAGGCCGATACAGCACCCGTGAACTGGGGCCGGCCCTGAAGCAGACTAAATGGTGCAAACTGGCCGGCGTGGTAACCGGTTCAAAAGAAAAAGGAGAACAGTGGGCCAAGGATTATGGATTCCCGGTAAAGAATATCTATAGCTACGATACCATGGCGCAGATGGCAGATAATAAAGACATCGACATTGTGTACGTGGTTACGCCCAACGGCCTGCATGCGGAACATGTCATAGCTGCCACCAAAGCCGGCAAACATATTATTTGCGAAAAACCAATGGCCAATACCGTGGCTGAGTGTGACCAGATGATTGCTGCCTGCAAAGCGGCAAAAGTTAAATTGTCTGTTGGTTACCGCCTGCATTTTGATCCTTACCACCAGGAACTTATGCGTTTGGCGAAAGAAAAAGATTTTGGCCCTTTTACCAATATGACCGGCGACCGGGGTTTCATTATGCAAAATAAAGTATGGCGGGCCGATAAAAAACTGGCGGGCGGCGGCCCATTGATGGACCTGGGTATTTACCTGGTGCATGGCGCCTGTATGGCAGCCAATGGTGCGGCGCCTATTGCAGTAACCGCCAAAGAATTTGTAAAGACAAAACCTGAGCTCTTTACCGATGTGGAAGAAGGCATCAGCTGGACTATGGAATTTTCCGGCAATGCCATATGTACGGCCCAAACCAGTTATCAGCACAGCGCCGACAAGTTCAGGGCAGAAGCGCCTAATGGCTGGATCGAATTCAAAGAACATGCATTTACCTATCGCGGCATGGTAGTGGAAACCAGTCGCGGCCCGTTAAGCTTTACACCTCCCAATCAGCAAGCCCTGCAAATGGACGATTTTGCCAATTGTATATTAACCAACCGGCCATCCGGTGTATCCGGCGAATTGGGCCGCCGCGATATGGTGATCATTGAGGCTATCTATAAGGCAGCCGCCACCCAAAAAAGAATGGAAGTAAAAATATAA
- a CDS encoding response regulator transcription factor produces the protein MEETKILVVEDEQKIADTLNVGLSENGYHVEVAYDGKIGERLFFMHDFNLVILDINLPGINGYELARIIRARNTHIPIIMLTSLSTLNDKIEGYDAGTDDYIVKPFEFKELLVKIRVLLKRTMNQNVPVGNILKAADLSMNLDSKEVRRGNDVINLTAKEFQLLEYLLQNKNKVVSRASIAVNVWDIDFDTNTNIIDVYISYLRNKIDKPYERKLIQTHVGMGYILKENER, from the coding sequence ATGGAAGAAACGAAAATACTGGTTGTTGAAGACGAACAAAAAATTGCCGACACCCTGAACGTGGGCCTTAGTGAAAATGGTTATCACGTGGAGGTGGCATATGATGGTAAAATCGGGGAGCGGTTATTTTTTATGCATGATTTTAACCTGGTGATCCTTGACATCAACCTGCCGGGGATAAATGGGTATGAGCTGGCCAGGATCATCCGGGCGCGTAATACGCACATCCCCATAATTATGCTTACCTCCTTAAGCACCCTGAATGACAAGATAGAAGGCTACGATGCCGGCACCGACGATTACATAGTAAAGCCCTTTGAGTTTAAGGAACTGCTGGTGAAAATAAGGGTACTGCTGAAACGCACCATGAACCAGAACGTGCCGGTAGGTAATATCTTAAAAGCGGCCGATCTTAGTATGAACCTTGACAGTAAGGAAGTGCGGCGGGGTAACGATGTCATTAACCTTACCGCCAAAGAGTTTCAATTGCTGGAGTACCTGCTTCAGAACAAGAACAAGGTAGTGTCAAGAGCGTCTATTGCGGTAAATGTGTGGGACATTGATTTTGACACCAACACCAATATTATTGACGTATACATCAGTTATCTTCGCAATAAAATAGATAAGCCGTACGAACGAAAGCTGATACAAACACACGTTGGCATGGGGTATATTTTAAAGGAAAACGAACGCTGA